One window of the Lytechinus variegatus isolate NC3 chromosome 3, Lvar_3.0, whole genome shotgun sequence genome contains the following:
- the LOC121411607 gene encoding F-box/LRR-repeat protein 7-like isoform X1, with the protein MVPPALNVFHAMEKSSMELLCHKNYYILWKCSLFCERIMLKFVISKPAPFKHSLKLENIPNGSISKKLPPQPTTPNSDIQTPESTTKSSLASNRSKSPTSSAELSKTNSSNQSPSESNYNGNNNAEIADVDDIVHRQEEPSSRTLDVQRPSPFDRLTDSVITHMFSYLSTKQLCRCSCVSRRWHRLAWQPMLWTTIQLSGRRLDVNFALRVLVKRLSRETPYLCLSVVKLVLNGCHRLSDKTLELIAHRCPELLHVELMGCHQISNAAIFQIVSRCPNLDYLDISGCKQVDCMNLPVEPATSDPKDFLKQRINLRHLDMSDCSLLDDNGLRTIATNCPTLVNLYLRRCIGVTDIGVQYVTTQCLMLKEVSLSDCPRVTDCAMRELAKLEYHLRYLSVAKCELVTDMGVYAIAKHCYKLRYLNVRGCVLVSDKSLEALSRGCSRLRSLDAGKCPLITDQGLVSIATNCQSLRKLSLKGCLHVTDQVIEVLAQVCPDLQQLNIQDCDEVSREAYRLLKRCCRKCIIEHTNPAFY; encoded by the exons ATGGTGCCTCCTGCTCTCAATGTGTTTCATGCTATGGAGAAAAGCTCAATGGAGCTATTATGTCATAAAAACTATTATATCTTGTGGAAATGTTCGCTCTTTTGTGAGAGAATAATGCTCAAGTTCGTCATCAGCAAGCCTGCACCTTTCAAAC ACTCCTTGAAGCTTGAGAACATCCCTAATGGGTCCATCAGCAAGAAGCTACCGCCTCAACCCACCACACCAAACAGTGACATCCAGACCCCAGAGTCTACCACCAAGAGCAGCCTCGCCTCCAACCGCTCCAAGAGCCCCACCTCCAGTGCAGAACTGTCCAAGACAAACTCATCCAATCAATCACCCTCAGAATCCAACTACAATGGCAACAACAATGCAGAGATTGCCGATGTGGATGACATCGTCCACAGGCAAGAGGAGCCATCCTCCAGGACGTTGGATGTCCAGAGGCCATCGCCATTTGATAGACTCACGGATAGCGTCATCACGCATATGTTCTCGTACCTATCCACAAAACAATTATGCCGCTGCTCTTGCGTGAGCAGAAGATGGCATAGGTTGGCATGGCAGCCTATGCTGTGGACTACAATACAGCTCTCTGGGAGGAGGCTGGATGTTAATTTCGCGTTGAGGGTGCTTGTGAAGCGGTTATCGCGAGAAACACCGTACCTTTGCCTGTCGGTGGTAAAACTCGTCTTAAACGGGTGCCATAGATTGTCTGACAAGACCCTGGAACTCATTGCTCATAGGTGTCCAGAGCTTCTTCATGTTGAGCTGATGGGATGTCACCAGATCAGTAATGCTGCCATCTTTCAGATCGTCTCCAGGTGCCCCAACTTGGATTACCTGGACATCTCTG GATGTAAGCAAGTTGACTGCATGAACCTCCCGGTGGAACCTGCCACTTCAGATCCCAAAGACTTCCTGAAGCAACGGATCAACCTTCGACATCTGGACATGTCCGACTGCTCTCTTCTCGATGACAATGGCCTCCGAACGATAGCCACCAACTGTCCGACCCTGGTCAACCTTTACCTTCGGAGGTGCATCGGGGTGACCGATATCGGTGTGCAATATGTAACAACGCAGTGTCTTATGCTGAAAGAAGTCTCGCTCAGCGACTGTCCACGAGTCACAGACTGCGCCATGCGGGAACTTGCCAAGCTGGAATACCACCTCAGGTACCTCAGTGTGGCCAAATGTGAACTCGTTACAGACATGGGCGTGTACGCCATCGCAAAACACTGCTACAAACTACGTTACCTTAATGTCAGGGGATGCGTCCTGGTGTCAGACAAATCCCTGGAGGCCCTCTCAAGAGGATGCTCAAGACTCAGATCGCTGGATGCTGGCAAGTGTCCGCTGATCACGGATCAAGGCTTGGTGTCCATAGCAACAAACTGTCAGAGCTTAAGGAAGCTAAGTCTGAAAGGCTGCTTACATGTGACTGATCAGGTGATTGAGGTCTTAGCGCAAGTCTGTCCTGATCTTCAGCAGCTTAATATTCAAGATTGTGACGAGGTATCCAGAGAGGCCTATAGACTCCTCAAACGATGCTGTCGGAAGTGTATCATAGAGCACACCAATCCAGCTTTCTACTGA
- the LOC121411607 gene encoding F-box/LRR-repeat protein 7-like isoform X2, which yields MFYGSILLRLHVVMCDMRCTCHWRLCCCILDTRNSLKLENIPNGSISKKLPPQPTTPNSDIQTPESTTKSSLASNRSKSPTSSAELSKTNSSNQSPSESNYNGNNNAEIADVDDIVHRQEEPSSRTLDVQRPSPFDRLTDSVITHMFSYLSTKQLCRCSCVSRRWHRLAWQPMLWTTIQLSGRRLDVNFALRVLVKRLSRETPYLCLSVVKLVLNGCHRLSDKTLELIAHRCPELLHVELMGCHQISNAAIFQIVSRCPNLDYLDISGCKQVDCMNLPVEPATSDPKDFLKQRINLRHLDMSDCSLLDDNGLRTIATNCPTLVNLYLRRCIGVTDIGVQYVTTQCLMLKEVSLSDCPRVTDCAMRELAKLEYHLRYLSVAKCELVTDMGVYAIAKHCYKLRYLNVRGCVLVSDKSLEALSRGCSRLRSLDAGKCPLITDQGLVSIATNCQSLRKLSLKGCLHVTDQVIEVLAQVCPDLQQLNIQDCDEVSREAYRLLKRCCRKCIIEHTNPAFY from the exons ATGTTCTACGGGTCCATCCTCCTTCGGCTTCATGTAGTGATGTGTGACATGAGGTGTACCTGCCATTGGAGATTGTGTTGCTGTATTCTTGATACACGCA ACTCCTTGAAGCTTGAGAACATCCCTAATGGGTCCATCAGCAAGAAGCTACCGCCTCAACCCACCACACCAAACAGTGACATCCAGACCCCAGAGTCTACCACCAAGAGCAGCCTCGCCTCCAACCGCTCCAAGAGCCCCACCTCCAGTGCAGAACTGTCCAAGACAAACTCATCCAATCAATCACCCTCAGAATCCAACTACAATGGCAACAACAATGCAGAGATTGCCGATGTGGATGACATCGTCCACAGGCAAGAGGAGCCATCCTCCAGGACGTTGGATGTCCAGAGGCCATCGCCATTTGATAGACTCACGGATAGCGTCATCACGCATATGTTCTCGTACCTATCCACAAAACAATTATGCCGCTGCTCTTGCGTGAGCAGAAGATGGCATAGGTTGGCATGGCAGCCTATGCTGTGGACTACAATACAGCTCTCTGGGAGGAGGCTGGATGTTAATTTCGCGTTGAGGGTGCTTGTGAAGCGGTTATCGCGAGAAACACCGTACCTTTGCCTGTCGGTGGTAAAACTCGTCTTAAACGGGTGCCATAGATTGTCTGACAAGACCCTGGAACTCATTGCTCATAGGTGTCCAGAGCTTCTTCATGTTGAGCTGATGGGATGTCACCAGATCAGTAATGCTGCCATCTTTCAGATCGTCTCCAGGTGCCCCAACTTGGATTACCTGGACATCTCTG GATGTAAGCAAGTTGACTGCATGAACCTCCCGGTGGAACCTGCCACTTCAGATCCCAAAGACTTCCTGAAGCAACGGATCAACCTTCGACATCTGGACATGTCCGACTGCTCTCTTCTCGATGACAATGGCCTCCGAACGATAGCCACCAACTGTCCGACCCTGGTCAACCTTTACCTTCGGAGGTGCATCGGGGTGACCGATATCGGTGTGCAATATGTAACAACGCAGTGTCTTATGCTGAAAGAAGTCTCGCTCAGCGACTGTCCACGAGTCACAGACTGCGCCATGCGGGAACTTGCCAAGCTGGAATACCACCTCAGGTACCTCAGTGTGGCCAAATGTGAACTCGTTACAGACATGGGCGTGTACGCCATCGCAAAACACTGCTACAAACTACGTTACCTTAATGTCAGGGGATGCGTCCTGGTGTCAGACAAATCCCTGGAGGCCCTCTCAAGAGGATGCTCAAGACTCAGATCGCTGGATGCTGGCAAGTGTCCGCTGATCACGGATCAAGGCTTGGTGTCCATAGCAACAAACTGTCAGAGCTTAAGGAAGCTAAGTCTGAAAGGCTGCTTACATGTGACTGATCAGGTGATTGAGGTCTTAGCGCAAGTCTGTCCTGATCTTCAGCAGCTTAATATTCAAGATTGTGACGAGGTATCCAGAGAGGCCTATAGACTCCTCAAACGATGCTGTCGGAAGTGTATCATAGAGCACACCAATCCAGCTTTCTACTGA